One Homo sapiens chromosome 17 genomic scaffold, GRCh38.p14 alternate locus group ALT_REF_LOCI_1 HSCHR17_1_CTG4 genomic window, TCCATAACCCTGCACACTCTGGGTCTTCTTGTAATATCTCTAATTACCTGTTCTCTGTTGTCTTGTTAGCTGTCTTCCCCTTTTTGTCCCAAATGAAGGAAACACCTATATTCTTAgccctctgtctttctctttctacgTCCCTGTTCGTGTAGATCTAGCTCCTCTATGCTGATGACTGCCACATCTCCCTCTCATCTCAGCTCAGTTTCCAGGTTTTCTGTTGCGCATATGACAGCTTCACTTGGTATCAGGTCATTACATCATGTTTAATTGGACTAAAACGTATTTTTCCCAAACTGGTTCATCTTGCCGCCCACTTGTTATGCCTGACATGTTGTCCTCCAGATAGACCCTTTAAATGCAGTCCTTACCTTTCCCCTCTTCAAGTTTATTCTTTCCCCTAGATCTTTGGTCTTATCCATAATGTTCTTCCATAGCctctttatcatttcattttctataattCCAAGAAAGGCCAATGTTCATTAAACATCTCCCCCAAAACATTAATCTtaccccacaccccaccccacttGCCTCATCCCtgaatttttaaagctttcaatTTTATAGGCCAGTCTCaattatccattttatttaatcctatcTGATTGACACAACTGCAATCAATCATCTATAGTGTGTGCTGGGTACTGTGGGCGGTACTGAGAAACACAAATAAGTGAATCCCAGTCTCGGCCCACAGCATGTTTTACAGTTTAGAGTGGATGAGACAAAGCTACAGTCATCATAGACAAATATCAGTGTGGCTCAAGAAAGGTGCAGATAAAGAATTACGAATTTCAGATGTGtgagagaatgaaaagaagagGCTCCAAGAAGGAGGGAGCACTCAATCAAAGCCTTGAAAACCCAAATGTTCTGTTGATATAAATTTTGTCTGCCTGTCTTGTTGACTGCAGGCCCTTCAGCAGAGGCAATATCATCACCTAATTAAAGACGATgtaaaccatggaatactgtaAGTGGAATAAATAAGGAAGAGTAACACTAATGAAAATTCATGAGAAGGTTATTAAAACTTTATATACTTCCCATAGTTTCAACTTCAATCAATGATTACTGTATGATATTAGCATAATTCTGAAATAAAGTTTGCTGGGAAATGTCTGGTCAGGTGAGTGTGTTTAGGCCATAGAAGAGGGaaagttttggccaggtgcagtggctcacgcctgtaatcccagcactttgggaggctgaggcaggtggatcacgaggtcaggagattgagaccatcctggctaacacggtgaaaccccatctgtactgaaaatacaaaaaaaaaaaaaaaaattagccaggcatggtggcacacacctgtagtcccagctactcaggaggctgaggcaggggaatagcttgaacccaggaggcggaggttgcagtgagccaagatcgtgccactgcactccagcctggatgatagagtgagactctgtctcaaaaaaaaaaaaacagaaaacaaacaaacaaaaactttatttacaaaaattcaGCAGGGTAAACTTGACGTGTGGGCTGCCATTTGCAGATGCCCTCTTTTAGGTATACTCCCATCCATTCCATTGGTTTCCATTTTACTTTCTCATTTCTCAACCATGAACATGCCATTGTTTTCAGTTGCTCCATGTGTTGGCAAGTTCCCTAAACCCCAACGAATAGTAAGGCTCAGGATCATTTCGGCGAATACAGGTTGAGTTTCTGCTATAAAAACAAATTGAATGCTGAAACATGGATGAATGTGGGAGGAAAGAGCTACTTGGAAGAGTAACTCTCAAAGCTCTCTCTCAGAGCTCTCTCTCTGGGGAGAAAGAACAGTGGCGGAAACTCCTGGGTGAGGAATCCCTGATTCCCAAACAACTCCACCCCATGTCCCTGGCTGTCCTCCCCTCTGAGTAATGCAGACAGCCTTTTGGGGCTGTGATGATTCTATCTCCTATGAAGCCATCTGATGAAACTCTGATTTCACCAACCACTAGCACCCAGGAAGAGCCTGGTGTGACATAAGCTGAATGGAATAATTTTATGGGTTGAGGGGGGACTCTTTAGAAGCATCTAACTAgcatattttggagaaaaattagCTGAAGCATTAGGAAAGGAAACTATGCTGTATGCCAAGCCCCCACCCACAATTAATGGTATAAAAGGACTGCAGAGGAAGGAGAGACTCAAACCTGCCCACATCCACCTCCAGCAGCTTACCTGCTTTTCCATTACCTGTTCCAGCACCATGTCTTACAGTTGTTGCCTGCCCAGCCTGGGCTGCCGCACCAGCTGCTCCTCCCGGCCCTGCGTGCCCCCCAGCTGCCACGGCTACACCCTGCCTGGGGCCTGCAACATCCCCGCCAATGTGAGCAACTGCAACTGGTTCTGTGAGGGCTCCTTCAATGGCAGCGAGAAGGAGACTATGCAGTTCCTGAACGACCGCCTGGCCAGCTACCTGGAGAAGGTGCGTCAGCTGGAGCGGGACAACGCGGAGCTGGAGAAACTCATCCAGGAGCGGTCCCAGCAGCAGGAGCCCTTGCTGTGCCCCAGCTACCAGTCGTACTTCAAGACCATTGAGGAGCTCCAGCAGAAGGTGAGGGGGTTGGCCATATGGGGGGCCAGCAGCAGCTGGCTCTCTTTGAACAGTAAGACATTTTCAAGTTCAAGTGTACCTCATGAGAGAAATTTCTTTTCAGATTCTGTGTGCCAAGGCTGAGAATGCCAGGCTGGTGGTGAACATTGACAATGCCAAGCTGGCCTCTGACGACTTCAGAAGCAAGTATGTTGAACTTCAAGGTCCCTATGGTTCTTTCATGGCCCTAGGGACCTACTATTGCCTGGAAGAGAGGAGAAAGCCATTTCTCTCTATTTCTCCTCCTAGGGCTGGTTATGTAAAATTAGTTTCAAATAGGGAACTAGACTCATGTGCTGCCTGCTCTTTGGTCTATACTGGTTTTTTTTGGAAGTGTTTCTTAAACCACAAAATTCAGAGATTGAAATGAATTGTTCTTTGGGAATTGATTTGGTGGTATATTAGCTAACAAAACCGAGAACACAGTGAGAGACTTCATCTCATGTGTGCCTGTGGGCTCCTCGTGGTGTTAGGTGAGTCAGGGAACCTCTTCAGCCTATCCATGGACAGCTTGACTGAAGCATatggaagagaagaggcagaaAACTGTAAGTTCAAGAAGATTCAGGCCAATTCTACCCAAACAACACATGAGAGGGGAAGGTGGTTTTCTTTCCTGACTTATCCTCCCACTCCGACACGTGCAGGTACCAGACGGAGCAGTCCCTGAGGCTGTTGGTGGAGTCGGACATCAACAGCATACGCAGGATCCTGGATGAGCTGACCCTCTGCAAGTCTGACCTGGAGTCCCAGGTGGAGTCCCTGAGGGAGGAGCTGATCTGCTTGAAGAAGAACCATGAGGAGGTATGAAACAAATTCACAAAAGCAGGCCTCAGAACTAAGCTACTAGCACTGGGAATCAGGAGAGGATTACTGTCTGGATCCCTGGTCTGGGACCCTTCTCTGAGGAACTCAAGATGTTCTCAGAGAGTGACGGTGCTACATCCATATCAAGGAGTGGAGTGAGCTGCTCATTCTTCAGCGGCTGGGTGAGGGTTAGGCAGGTGTTGGAATTACTGAGGAGGGACATCATTCATTGAGCCCTGCTCTCTGCTGATCACTGCTAGGTCCTGAATTTGGTGGTGGAGATGGAgggacaaaaaagaaataagacatggCCCTTTTCTTAaaagagctcacagtctagtatAGAAAGACAGTCATATAAACACAGTGATATAAACAAGACAGAGTGAAACAAGTACCATATGAGATGTACAAGCAGTATGCTCTAGAAATAATCCAGGCTGCCCAAGAGGAGATAGGGAACTCTTCTCAGATGCAAAGAGGAGGATTCCAGTACTTGGGTGTTTCAGTCTGAGGGAAGAGGTTGAACAAAGACACAGAAGTGGCAGGGCAGGGTGTATCTGGGTATGGCTGGGCATGCAGTACCTCCAAGGGATGAAAGTGAAGATGTGATGGGAAGCGAGGAAGGACTTGCATATGCCAAGGAGTTTAGACTTAGTCTTGTAGAAGGTGTGAGGTTGTTTCCGTTTCTATGGGACAACAATTGACGTGATCCCTGTTGgagtttattgctataaaatgtGTGTGTCACTCTTTGGGAATGATCAGAATCTTCcttttagtgctttttttttttttgacggagtcatgctctgtcaccaggctggagtgcagtggcgtgatctaggctcactgtaacatccgactccctggttcaagtgattcacttgcctcagcctcctgagtagctgggattacaggcacatgccaccacgcccagctaatttttgtattgttagtagagatggggtttcaccatgttggctaggatggtttcgatctcctgacttcgtgatccacctgcctctgcctcccaaagtgctgggattacaggcttgagccactgtgcccggccccttttaGTGCTTTCTGGGCAGCATCAAGCTCATTTTCCCAGAGCAGGAAGATGGCACATCTTCCATGGGACAGCAATTGATGTGATCCCTGTTGgagtttattgctataaaatgtGTGTGTCACTCTTTGGGAATGATCAGAATATTCCTTTTAGTGCTTTTTGGGCAGTATTGTGCTCATTTCCCTGGAGCAGGAAAATGGCAGATCCATTGCCGTAGGTTcattgtttcccttttctccaacaGGAGGTTAACACCCTGCGCTCCCAGCTTGGAGACCGCCTCAACGTGGAGGTGGACACTGCCCCCACTGTGGACCTGAACCAGGTCCTGAACGAGACCAGGAGTCAGTATGAGGCTCTGGTGGAAACTAACCGCAGGGAAGTGGAGCAATGGTTCGCCACGCAGGTGGGCATCTAAGCACATGGCCACTCAGGACCCGAGGTGCCCCAGGGCcctggagacagggtctgatCCTTTCCCCACTTGGGTGTTTCAGACCGAGGAGCTGAACAAGCAGGTGGTATCCAGCTCAGAGCAGCTGCAGTCCTGCCAGGCGGAGATCATCGAGCTGAGACGCACAGTCAACGCCCTGGAGATCGAGCTGCAGGCCCAGCACAACCTGGTGTGTATTGTTCAGACCTGCTGGTGAGCGAtgggaacttgggaggcagagtccCGGGGATGTGCTTGGGGCCACACACTCTCCTTAGCTCTTGGAGCTTGTGACTTCCTTGTAATCCTGTGAAGAAACCCTTTGAAGGAGCAGCTCTCTGACATTCCTGATCTTCCCCACCACAGCGAGACTCTCTGGAAAACACGCTGACGGAGAGCGAGGCCCGCTACAGCTCCCAGCTGTCCCAGGTGCAGAGCCTGATCACCAACGTGGAGTCTCAGCTGGCAGAGATCCGCTGTGACCTGGAGCGGCAGAACCAGGAGTACCAGGTGCTGCTGGACGTGCGTGCCCGGCTGGAGTGTGAGATCAACACGTACCGGAGCCTCCTGGAGAGTGAGGACTGCAAGTGAGTATGGGGCAAATAATGTCTGGGAAGAATGTGTACAGTGGGATATTGTAGGCACACAAATGGTGGCCATGTTTTCAACTAGTCAGGCAACACACATTAACTGTGTAGCATGTGTCCAGTGATCTGTGATAGCTAAGCAAAGGGAGGCCAAAGGTAAGGGAACAGCCCCTATCTCAGGGGGCTAACAATGGAGGAGTGGTGGCAGGAGCTGGCCAGTTGTAGGAATAACATTTGTGTAAGGCACATTAAGTTCCAGGAGACCTCAAGAGTATgagataatatttttgaaaagcacaATTTTTCCACCTCTGCACATGGCATtctgggagagagagaagggtttGGTAGTAATCAGAACTTGattctggctgggtgcaatggctcatgcctataatccactttgggaggttgaggtgggtggataacttgaggtcaggagttcaagaccagcctggccaacatggtgaaaccccatcgctaccaaaaatacaaaaaattagccaggcatggtgacgcatgcctgtgatcctaactacttgggaggctgaggcaggagaatcgcttgaacctgggaggcatagtgAGCCTTGGCTCccacttgcagtgagccaagatcgcaccactgcactccagcctaggcaacagagcaagaccctgtctcaaaaacaaaacaaaacaaaacaaaaagaacttgaTTCCAACTAACTCCAGCCACTGAGAATTCATAGGTTGTGTCATTAAGCCCAAGGTATTGTGTGCATTAAAACCTCCTCCTAAAGCCATTCTAAACCTCCTTGTCCTCCTAGGCTCCCCTGCAACCCATGCGCCACCACCAATGCTAGTGGCAACTCCTGTGGACCCTGTGGCACCTCTCAAAAGGGTTGCTGTAATTGAAAAGCTTGTATCCTCTTTGAAGACATCTACAAAGCCATTTAGATCAACCACAGGAAGGATCCTCAAGTCCTGACTTTTCTGGAGCTCAGCTGACATCAAGAAACCTCATCTTGCCTCTATGTTATTTCTAGAATGCTGAAAAGCTTTCCTGACCCAAGCAAAGACACACATCATCAACTTCCAATGTCTGGACAACTCCTTCCTGTTGAGGGTCGAGCCTGTTTGTTTCTAAAGATGTTCAGCTCCCTGTAATCTGAGCTCCAGTTACTACTTAAGGTGTTTCCTGAACGTACTACTgcatttcctgttttccttttttctttggcaTTCTCTGGAATGCAAGGAGGAGACTTCATTTACTTCCCAATAAACTTCATTTCTCTGGCATAATAAATGTTTCTCATTCATATTCATGCATTGTAAATTACTCATCATGGCTGTTTCATAAAAATACCCCTTCATTAGgagaataaaatgaagtaaatgacTGAGCCAAGCCTTTATGCTTCACCAGAAACACTGATGTAGACAGGGAAGGACGTCCTTCTGGGAGACTCCCACCCAGGGTAGGCCATGCAGGAAACCTGGCCTTCAATACCCATGCTTACCTTGCCTTGACTACAGGGCCCTTGGCAATTTTGCAAAGCCTCCCCAGACTTCACTGCTATCTCCAGCTCTCACCCTCATCAGAATAgaatgttctgcttccctttctccTAAACTGCCTGAAGAAACTACAGAAACTGCTTCTACAGAAACTGTTCAAAGAGCAGTGATTCTCTCCTCTCAAcctctctgctgctgctgccttgCTGATATAGATACCTACTCCTCCCTTAAAATACACCTTCATTGATTTCCATAACCCTGCACACTCTGGGTCTTCTTGTAATATCTCTAATTACCTGTTCTCTGTTGTCTTGTTAGCTGTCTTCCCCTTTTTGTCCCAAATGAAGGAAACACCTATATTCTTAgccctctgtctttctctttctacgTCCCTGTTCGTGTAGATCTAGCTCCTCTATGCTGATGACTGCCACATCTCCCTCTCATCTCAGCTCAGTTTCCAGGTTTTCTGTTGCGCATATGACAGCTTCACTTGGTATCAGGTCATTACATCATGTTTAATTGGACTAAAACGTATTTTTCCCAAACTGGTTCATCTTGCCGCCCACTTGTTATGCCTGACATGTTGTCCTCCAGATAGACCCTTTAAATGCAGTCCTTACCTTTCCCCTCTTCAAGTTTATTCTTTCCCCTAGATCTTTGGTCTTATCCATAATGTTCTTCCATAGCctctttatcatttcattttctataattCCAAGAAAGGCCAATGTTCATTAAACATCTCCCCCAAAACATTAATCTtaccccacaccccaccccacttGCCTCATCCCtgaatttttaaagctttcaatTTTATAGGCCAGTCTCaattatccattttatttaatcctatcTGATTGACACAACTGCAATCAATCATCTATAGTGTGTGCTGGGTACTGTGGGCGGTACTGAGAAACACAAATAAGTGAATCCCAGTCTCGGCCCACAGCATGTTTTACAGTTTAGAGTGGATGAGACAAAGCTACAGTCATCATAGACAAATATCAGTGTGGCTCAAGAAAGGTGCAGATAAAGAATTACGAATTTCAGATGTGtgagagaatgaaaagaagagGCTCCAAGAAGGAGGGAGCACTCAATCAAAGCCTTGAAAACCCAAATGTTCTGTTGATATAAATTTTGTCTGCCTGTCT contains:
- the KRT34 gene encoding keratin, type I cuticular Ha4 (The RefSeq protein has 2 substitutions compared to this genomic sequence) — encoded protein: MSYSCCLPSLGCRTSCSSRPCVPPSCHGYTLPGACNIPANVSNCNWFCEGSFNGSEKETMQFLNDRLASYLEKVRQLERDNAELEKLIQERSQQQEPLLCPSYQSYFKTIEELQQKILCAKAENARLVVNIDNAKLASDDFRSKYQTEQSLRLLVESDINSIRRILDELTLCKSDLESQVESLREELICLKKNHEEEVNTLRSQLGDRLNVEVDTAPTVDLNQVLNETRSQYEALVEINRREVEQWFATQTEELNKQVVSSSEQLQSCQAEIIELRRTVNALEIELQAQHNLRDSLENTLTESEAHYSSQLSQVQSLITNVESQLAEIRCDLERQNQEYQVLLDVRARLECEINTYRSLLESEDCKLPCNPCATTNASGNSCGPCGTSQKGCCN